One region of Papaver somniferum cultivar HN1 unplaced genomic scaffold, ASM357369v1 unplaced-scaffold_131, whole genome shotgun sequence genomic DNA includes:
- the LOC113332353 gene encoding senescence/dehydration-associated protein At3g51250-like isoform X2 yields MGTESAAGPISPNAGKQILDTVPGQVVLDSFGAFSRVMDAAEVAEKQALSASSKTATKMVSDRFGESAGEATECICHCRACC; encoded by the exons ATGGGCACTGAATCAGCAGCTGGACCAATCAGCCCCAATGCAGGGAAACAAATTCTAGACACAGTACCTGGACAGGTCGTCTTGGATTCTTTCGGTGCTTTCA GCAGGGTTATGGATGCAGCTGAAGTTGCCGAAAAACAAGCTCTTTCTGCTTCATCCAAAACTGCAACCAAAATGGTTAGTGATAG ATTCGGAGAAAGTGCAGGGGAGGCAACAGAATGTATTTGCCATTGCAGAGCATGCTGCTAG
- the LOC113332353 gene encoding senescence/dehydration-associated protein At4g35985, chloroplastic-like isoform X1 → MSFGLRSKSLPSSYKHSPENAFASSAVTTTPKEELLLQLPGCTVNLVQEGEAVEIAKGDFNLVKLSSENVPLAVLVKVGDELQWPLTKDEPVVKLDELDYLFSLRMVDMNLNYGVSFSQQSGSGLTDLDSFLKEHSCFSGVSSSSTSKTSSDAQALDWEKLAPRNENYNAALAKAIPSETGETVKGIFKLSNPYTKQIQKVGAMVITEATEEMSATLKQKTA, encoded by the exons ATGTCTTTTGGTCTTCGTAGTAAGAGTCTACCATCTTCGTACAAACACTCACCTGAAAATGCATTTGCATCATCCGCAGTTACCACAACACCCAAAGAAGAATTGTTGTTGCAGCTCCCCGGATGTACGGTAAATCTGGTTCAAGAAGGAGAAGCTGTAGAAATCGCCAAAGGAGACTTTAATCTTGTTAAGCTTTCTTCCGAGAATGTACCTTTAGCTGTCTTAGTTAAGGTTGGTGATGAACTTCAATGGCCTTTAACAAAAGATGAGCCAGTGGTGAAACTTGATGAGCTTGATTATTTATTTTCGTTGCGGATGGTAGATATGAATCTTAACTATGGTGTATCTTTCTCACAACAATCTGGAAGTGGTTTGACTGATCTTGATTCATTTCTTAAAGAACACTCTTGTTTCTCTGGGGTTTCTTCTTCCAGTACTTCTAAAACTTCTTCGGATGCTCAGGCTCTTGATTGGGAGAAGCTTGCACCAAGAAACGAAAATTACAATGCAGCCTTGGCAAAAGCAATACCAAGCGAAACCGGTGAGACTGTCAAAGGGATTTTCAAGTTGAGCAATCCCTACACCAAACAG ATTCAAAAGGTAGGAGCAATGGTTATAACCGAAGCAACCGAGGAAATGAGCGCGACTTTGAAACAGAAAACAGCATGA